The following proteins are co-located in the Nomia melanderi isolate GNS246 chromosome 1, iyNomMela1, whole genome shotgun sequence genome:
- the LOC116427590 gene encoding uncharacterized protein LOC116427590 translates to MRSRSLMRNCHFLNSDAPKCQSVFSRKMSLNVNSEDTDWLMRIFSREQPVISTNLGKPLEQSCLTYSPHTSNLKTASPYYFYLTRSLSALISDYGRHKCVTLGEHVTELPETAY, encoded by the exons ATGCGCAGTCGAAGTTTAATGCGGAACTGCCACTTTCTGAACTCAGATGCGCCAAAGTGCCAATCAGTGTTTTCCAGAAAGATGTCGCTTAATGTGAATTCTGAAGATACTGATTGGTTAATGCGCATTTTTTCTCGTGAACAACCTGTAATAAGTACCAATCTCGGGAAGCCCCTAGAGCAGAGCTGTCTAACTTACTCTCCTCACACTAGTAACTTGAAAACAGCGTCCCCCTACTACTtctacttaacacgttcgctatcagcgcttatttcg gattacggccgtcacaaatgtGTGACGCTGGGCGAACATGTCACAGAGCTGCCCGAGACTGCGTAT tga
- the Cmtr1 gene encoding cap methyltransferase 1 isoform X1, whose protein sequence is MKSYSDESEFEVVDNEDDDSEVCDKEVMENKETYQSYSGEGVKRRNYDTSVDESSDLNDSDCNENYYENLDEKDDPQSNSHNMYQDLSCEQDSSDKSNSRNIQSRHINDMTSNSNDEQEESEMNGVGYDDSYQCNKRRKISETNKNNDNSTTEVKIYNTEEQKSWHGKGIAERIMQIMGYKHGDGLGKHRQGRLKPVEAAKQHGRRGFGHHVPGLEASGHKWDSGEEEVKAIETIEWIKNHHNDLPTSSELKSWLKKGPKKLVIDDETNFCNEDIVTNIINSKAVFDKLDNVEMRHARTRCNPYETIRGAFFLNRAAVKMANMDRACDFMFTTPSDLQDDELLYFADVCAGPGGFSEYVLWRKRWRAKGFGFTLKNENDFKLADFYAGSCETFHPYYGPKENGDVFDPDNQEALRKLIMTHTNNKGVHFMMSDGAFSVKGQENLQEILSKQLYLCQCLVALMIVRVGGHFVTKLFDIFTTFSAGLVYIMYRCFDEVCLFKPNSSRPANSERYLICKRKRPNTEPIVQYFKDINRILLENDDNNDVLELVSLEELEEEKRFVEYLRESNNYLGNKQIISLQKIAAFCNNSSLVESRQTDMRKECLKYWNIPDLSRKVPKHAQPHKLNNLLGDCSKFLSKNAIILTKENLRKSVLEQPLDYYCVPCGTTWENSGEDEKRNATLYRSFGRSNVYRYIRSSWVEVDDIKIELPPDTLLYGEVVFEMIKESKNQRKILALHIIDVYFLGGEDVSKKHLLERHKLAKKFCEALWKPNGSNYDRIRTKDLFPLCPDIGEKLCLKQRIMKNSRQALAYEFSTTHLDCDNSLDKPFFIPNSVLFLKSTAYPWCLNVSKTCSQKYVYNIKTKESKYLSEKPDVPHAYFSETYSNRIIWYWHKDKNMTMKDLVDHVSSKFHK, encoded by the exons ATGAAAAGCT ATTCAGATGAAAGTGAATTTGAAGTTGTGGATAATGAAGATGATGATTCTGAAGTTTGCGATAAAGAAGTTatggaaaacaaagaaacttaTCAAAGTTATTCCGGTGAAGGAGTTAAAAGACGTAATTACGATACTTCTGTGGATGAAAGTTCGGATCTAAATGACAGTGATTGTAATGAGAATTACTATGAAAACTTGGATGAGAAAGATGATCCTCAATCAAATTCACATAACATGTATCAAGATTTATCTTGCGAACAAGACTCAAGTGACAAATCTAACAGTCGAAACATACAAAGTAGACACATAAATGATATGACATCTAACTCTAACGATGAACAAGAAGAATCAGAGATGAATGGAGTAGGGTATGATGATTCTTACCAATGCAATAAACGAAGGAAAATatctgaaacaaataaaaacaatgatAATTCCACTACTgaagttaaaatttataatacagaagaaCAGAAGAGCTGGCATGGAAAAGGAATAGCTGAACGAATAATGCAAATAATGGGATATAAACATGGCGATGGTCTGGGTAAACATAGACAAGGTCGCTTAAAGCCTGTAGAAGCAGCTAAACAACACGGTCGTAGAGGTTTTGGACACCACGTACCTGGTCTTGAAGCCTCTGGTCACAAATGGGATTCTGGAGAAGAAGAAGTCAAAGCTATAGAGACTATAGAATGGATAAAAAATCACCATAATGATTTACCAACTTCTAGTGAATTAAAATCATGGTTAAAAAAGGGGCCTAAAAAGCTTGTTATAGATGATGAAACTAATTTCTGTAATGAAGATatagttacaaatattattaattcaaaaGCAGTATTTGATAAATTAGATAACGTTGAAATGCGTCATGCCAGAACACGTTGTAATCCTTATGAAACCATTCGTGGTGCATTCTTCTTAAATCGAGCTGCTGTTAAAATGGCAAATATGGATAGAGCGTGCGACTTTATGTTTACCACACCAAGTGATTTACAGGATGACGAGTTACTTTATTTTGCAGATGTATGCGCTGGACCAGGTGGTTTTAGCGAATATGTTCTATGGAGAAAACGGTGGCGTGCCAAAGGATTTGGTTTcactttaaaaaatgaaaatgacttTAAATTAGCTGATTTCTATGCAGGTTCTTGTGAAACTTTTCATCCGTATTATGGACCTAAAGAAAATGGTGATGTTTTTGATCCTGACAACCAAGAAGCTTTGAGAAAGCTTATAATGACACATACGAACAATAAAGGTGTACATTTTATGATGTCTGATGGAGCTTTTTCGGTAAAAGGACAAGAAAATTTGCAAGAAATTTTGTCAAAACAGTTATATCTCTGTCAGTGTTTGGTAGCACTAATGATTGTGAGAGTGGGGGGccattttgttacaaaattgtTCGACATCTTTACTACCTTCAGCGCGGGATTAGTTTATATAATGTACCGCTGTTTCGACGAAGTTTGCCTTTTTAAGCCAAACTCTTCTAGACCAGCGAATTCCGAACGATATTTAATATGTAAGAGGAAAAGACCAAACACAGAACCTATTGTGCAGTATTTCAAAGATATTAATCGAATACTCTTGGAGAATGATGACAATAATGATGTTCTAGAATTAGTATCTTTAGAAGAATTAGAAGAAGAAAAGCGTTTCGTAGAGTATTTACGAGAATCTAATAACTATTTAGGGAACAAGCAAATAATCAGTCTTCAAAAGATTGCTGCATTTTGCAATAACAGTAGCCTTGTTGAATCGAGGCAAACTGATATGCGTAAAGAATGTCTTAAATATTGGAACATTCCTGACTTGAGTAGAAAAGTACCAAAGCACGCGCAACCTCATAAACTGAATAATCTTCTTGGGGACTGTAGCAAATTTCTCTCTAAAAATGCAATAATATTGACAAAAGAGAATTTACGAAAATCAGTATTGGAACAACCACTCGATTACTATTGTGTACCTTGTGGCACTACATGGGAGAACTCTGGCGAGGATGAAAAAAGAAATGCCACACTTTACAGGAGTTTTGGAAGAAGTAATGTGTATCGTTATATAAGAAGTAGCTGGGTAGAGGTTGatgatattaaaatagaattgcCTCCTGATACATTATTATATGGTGAAGTAGTTTTTGAAATGATAAAGGAATCTAAAAATCAGCGTAAAATATTGGCATTACATATTATAGATGTTTATTTTTTGGGTGGTGAAGATGTTagtaaaaaacatttattagaGAG ACATAAACTTGCAAAGAAATTTTGTGAAGCTTTGTGGAAACCAAACGGAAGCAATTACGATCGGATACGTACCAAAGATTTGTTTCCGTTATGCCCAGACATCGGTGAAAAATTATGTCTAAAGCAGCGTATAATGAAAAACAGTCGGCAAGCTTTAGCATATGAATTTTCGACAACACACTTAGACTGCGATAACTCTCTTGACAAGCCATTTTTTATACCAAACAGCGTACTTTTCTTGAAAAGTACTGCATATCCATGGTGCCTAAATGTTAGCAAAACATGTTctcaaaaatatgtttataatattaaaaccaaggaaagtaaatatttatcagAGAAGCCTGATGTACCTCATGCGTACTTCAGTGAAACATATAGCAATCGTATTATTTGGTATTGgcataaagataaaaatatgacTATGAAGGATCTTGTAGACCATGTCAGTTCCAAGTTCCACAAATAA
- the Cmtr1 gene encoding cap methyltransferase 1 isoform X2, translating to MENKETYQSYSGEGVKRRNYDTSVDESSDLNDSDCNENYYENLDEKDDPQSNSHNMYQDLSCEQDSSDKSNSRNIQSRHINDMTSNSNDEQEESEMNGVGYDDSYQCNKRRKISETNKNNDNSTTEVKIYNTEEQKSWHGKGIAERIMQIMGYKHGDGLGKHRQGRLKPVEAAKQHGRRGFGHHVPGLEASGHKWDSGEEEVKAIETIEWIKNHHNDLPTSSELKSWLKKGPKKLVIDDETNFCNEDIVTNIINSKAVFDKLDNVEMRHARTRCNPYETIRGAFFLNRAAVKMANMDRACDFMFTTPSDLQDDELLYFADVCAGPGGFSEYVLWRKRWRAKGFGFTLKNENDFKLADFYAGSCETFHPYYGPKENGDVFDPDNQEALRKLIMTHTNNKGVHFMMSDGAFSVKGQENLQEILSKQLYLCQCLVALMIVRVGGHFVTKLFDIFTTFSAGLVYIMYRCFDEVCLFKPNSSRPANSERYLICKRKRPNTEPIVQYFKDINRILLENDDNNDVLELVSLEELEEEKRFVEYLRESNNYLGNKQIISLQKIAAFCNNSSLVESRQTDMRKECLKYWNIPDLSRKVPKHAQPHKLNNLLGDCSKFLSKNAIILTKENLRKSVLEQPLDYYCVPCGTTWENSGEDEKRNATLYRSFGRSNVYRYIRSSWVEVDDIKIELPPDTLLYGEVVFEMIKESKNQRKILALHIIDVYFLGGEDVSKKHLLERHKLAKKFCEALWKPNGSNYDRIRTKDLFPLCPDIGEKLCLKQRIMKNSRQALAYEFSTTHLDCDNSLDKPFFIPNSVLFLKSTAYPWCLNVSKTCSQKYVYNIKTKESKYLSEKPDVPHAYFSETYSNRIIWYWHKDKNMTMKDLVDHVSSKFHK from the exons atggaaaacaaagaaacttaTCAAAGTTATTCCGGTGAAGGAGTTAAAAGACGTAATTACGATACTTCTGTGGATGAAAGTTCGGATCTAAATGACAGTGATTGTAATGAGAATTACTATGAAAACTTGGATGAGAAAGATGATCCTCAATCAAATTCACATAACATGTATCAAGATTTATCTTGCGAACAAGACTCAAGTGACAAATCTAACAGTCGAAACATACAAAGTAGACACATAAATGATATGACATCTAACTCTAACGATGAACAAGAAGAATCAGAGATGAATGGAGTAGGGTATGATGATTCTTACCAATGCAATAAACGAAGGAAAATatctgaaacaaataaaaacaatgatAATTCCACTACTgaagttaaaatttataatacagaagaaCAGAAGAGCTGGCATGGAAAAGGAATAGCTGAACGAATAATGCAAATAATGGGATATAAACATGGCGATGGTCTGGGTAAACATAGACAAGGTCGCTTAAAGCCTGTAGAAGCAGCTAAACAACACGGTCGTAGAGGTTTTGGACACCACGTACCTGGTCTTGAAGCCTCTGGTCACAAATGGGATTCTGGAGAAGAAGAAGTCAAAGCTATAGAGACTATAGAATGGATAAAAAATCACCATAATGATTTACCAACTTCTAGTGAATTAAAATCATGGTTAAAAAAGGGGCCTAAAAAGCTTGTTATAGATGATGAAACTAATTTCTGTAATGAAGATatagttacaaatattattaattcaaaaGCAGTATTTGATAAATTAGATAACGTTGAAATGCGTCATGCCAGAACACGTTGTAATCCTTATGAAACCATTCGTGGTGCATTCTTCTTAAATCGAGCTGCTGTTAAAATGGCAAATATGGATAGAGCGTGCGACTTTATGTTTACCACACCAAGTGATTTACAGGATGACGAGTTACTTTATTTTGCAGATGTATGCGCTGGACCAGGTGGTTTTAGCGAATATGTTCTATGGAGAAAACGGTGGCGTGCCAAAGGATTTGGTTTcactttaaaaaatgaaaatgacttTAAATTAGCTGATTTCTATGCAGGTTCTTGTGAAACTTTTCATCCGTATTATGGACCTAAAGAAAATGGTGATGTTTTTGATCCTGACAACCAAGAAGCTTTGAGAAAGCTTATAATGACACATACGAACAATAAAGGTGTACATTTTATGATGTCTGATGGAGCTTTTTCGGTAAAAGGACAAGAAAATTTGCAAGAAATTTTGTCAAAACAGTTATATCTCTGTCAGTGTTTGGTAGCACTAATGATTGTGAGAGTGGGGGGccattttgttacaaaattgtTCGACATCTTTACTACCTTCAGCGCGGGATTAGTTTATATAATGTACCGCTGTTTCGACGAAGTTTGCCTTTTTAAGCCAAACTCTTCTAGACCAGCGAATTCCGAACGATATTTAATATGTAAGAGGAAAAGACCAAACACAGAACCTATTGTGCAGTATTTCAAAGATATTAATCGAATACTCTTGGAGAATGATGACAATAATGATGTTCTAGAATTAGTATCTTTAGAAGAATTAGAAGAAGAAAAGCGTTTCGTAGAGTATTTACGAGAATCTAATAACTATTTAGGGAACAAGCAAATAATCAGTCTTCAAAAGATTGCTGCATTTTGCAATAACAGTAGCCTTGTTGAATCGAGGCAAACTGATATGCGTAAAGAATGTCTTAAATATTGGAACATTCCTGACTTGAGTAGAAAAGTACCAAAGCACGCGCAACCTCATAAACTGAATAATCTTCTTGGGGACTGTAGCAAATTTCTCTCTAAAAATGCAATAATATTGACAAAAGAGAATTTACGAAAATCAGTATTGGAACAACCACTCGATTACTATTGTGTACCTTGTGGCACTACATGGGAGAACTCTGGCGAGGATGAAAAAAGAAATGCCACACTTTACAGGAGTTTTGGAAGAAGTAATGTGTATCGTTATATAAGAAGTAGCTGGGTAGAGGTTGatgatattaaaatagaattgcCTCCTGATACATTATTATATGGTGAAGTAGTTTTTGAAATGATAAAGGAATCTAAAAATCAGCGTAAAATATTGGCATTACATATTATAGATGTTTATTTTTTGGGTGGTGAAGATGTTagtaaaaaacatttattagaGAG ACATAAACTTGCAAAGAAATTTTGTGAAGCTTTGTGGAAACCAAACGGAAGCAATTACGATCGGATACGTACCAAAGATTTGTTTCCGTTATGCCCAGACATCGGTGAAAAATTATGTCTAAAGCAGCGTATAATGAAAAACAGTCGGCAAGCTTTAGCATATGAATTTTCGACAACACACTTAGACTGCGATAACTCTCTTGACAAGCCATTTTTTATACCAAACAGCGTACTTTTCTTGAAAAGTACTGCATATCCATGGTGCCTAAATGTTAGCAAAACATGTTctcaaaaatatgtttataatattaaaaccaaggaaagtaaatatttatcagAGAAGCCTGATGTACCTCATGCGTACTTCAGTGAAACATATAGCAATCGTATTATTTGGTATTGgcataaagataaaaatatgacTATGAAGGATCTTGTAGACCATGTCAGTTCCAAGTTCCACAAATAA
- the Cmtr1 gene encoding cap methyltransferase 1 isoform X3 yields MQIMGYKHGDGLGKHRQGRLKPVEAAKQHGRRGFGHHVPGLEASGHKWDSGEEEVKAIETIEWIKNHHNDLPTSSELKSWLKKGPKKLVIDDETNFCNEDIVTNIINSKAVFDKLDNVEMRHARTRCNPYETIRGAFFLNRAAVKMANMDRACDFMFTTPSDLQDDELLYFADVCAGPGGFSEYVLWRKRWRAKGFGFTLKNENDFKLADFYAGSCETFHPYYGPKENGDVFDPDNQEALRKLIMTHTNNKGVHFMMSDGAFSVKGQENLQEILSKQLYLCQCLVALMIVRVGGHFVTKLFDIFTTFSAGLVYIMYRCFDEVCLFKPNSSRPANSERYLICKRKRPNTEPIVQYFKDINRILLENDDNNDVLELVSLEELEEEKRFVEYLRESNNYLGNKQIISLQKIAAFCNNSSLVESRQTDMRKECLKYWNIPDLSRKVPKHAQPHKLNNLLGDCSKFLSKNAIILTKENLRKSVLEQPLDYYCVPCGTTWENSGEDEKRNATLYRSFGRSNVYRYIRSSWVEVDDIKIELPPDTLLYGEVVFEMIKESKNQRKILALHIIDVYFLGGEDVSKKHLLERHKLAKKFCEALWKPNGSNYDRIRTKDLFPLCPDIGEKLCLKQRIMKNSRQALAYEFSTTHLDCDNSLDKPFFIPNSVLFLKSTAYPWCLNVSKTCSQKYVYNIKTKESKYLSEKPDVPHAYFSETYSNRIIWYWHKDKNMTMKDLVDHVSSKFHK; encoded by the exons ATGCAAATAATGGGATATAAACATGGCGATGGTCTGGGTAAACATAGACAAGGTCGCTTAAAGCCTGTAGAAGCAGCTAAACAACACGGTCGTAGAGGTTTTGGACACCACGTACCTGGTCTTGAAGCCTCTGGTCACAAATGGGATTCTGGAGAAGAAGAAGTCAAAGCTATAGAGACTATAGAATGGATAAAAAATCACCATAATGATTTACCAACTTCTAGTGAATTAAAATCATGGTTAAAAAAGGGGCCTAAAAAGCTTGTTATAGATGATGAAACTAATTTCTGTAATGAAGATatagttacaaatattattaattcaaaaGCAGTATTTGATAAATTAGATAACGTTGAAATGCGTCATGCCAGAACACGTTGTAATCCTTATGAAACCATTCGTGGTGCATTCTTCTTAAATCGAGCTGCTGTTAAAATGGCAAATATGGATAGAGCGTGCGACTTTATGTTTACCACACCAAGTGATTTACAGGATGACGAGTTACTTTATTTTGCAGATGTATGCGCTGGACCAGGTGGTTTTAGCGAATATGTTCTATGGAGAAAACGGTGGCGTGCCAAAGGATTTGGTTTcactttaaaaaatgaaaatgacttTAAATTAGCTGATTTCTATGCAGGTTCTTGTGAAACTTTTCATCCGTATTATGGACCTAAAGAAAATGGTGATGTTTTTGATCCTGACAACCAAGAAGCTTTGAGAAAGCTTATAATGACACATACGAACAATAAAGGTGTACATTTTATGATGTCTGATGGAGCTTTTTCGGTAAAAGGACAAGAAAATTTGCAAGAAATTTTGTCAAAACAGTTATATCTCTGTCAGTGTTTGGTAGCACTAATGATTGTGAGAGTGGGGGGccattttgttacaaaattgtTCGACATCTTTACTACCTTCAGCGCGGGATTAGTTTATATAATGTACCGCTGTTTCGACGAAGTTTGCCTTTTTAAGCCAAACTCTTCTAGACCAGCGAATTCCGAACGATATTTAATATGTAAGAGGAAAAGACCAAACACAGAACCTATTGTGCAGTATTTCAAAGATATTAATCGAATACTCTTGGAGAATGATGACAATAATGATGTTCTAGAATTAGTATCTTTAGAAGAATTAGAAGAAGAAAAGCGTTTCGTAGAGTATTTACGAGAATCTAATAACTATTTAGGGAACAAGCAAATAATCAGTCTTCAAAAGATTGCTGCATTTTGCAATAACAGTAGCCTTGTTGAATCGAGGCAAACTGATATGCGTAAAGAATGTCTTAAATATTGGAACATTCCTGACTTGAGTAGAAAAGTACCAAAGCACGCGCAACCTCATAAACTGAATAATCTTCTTGGGGACTGTAGCAAATTTCTCTCTAAAAATGCAATAATATTGACAAAAGAGAATTTACGAAAATCAGTATTGGAACAACCACTCGATTACTATTGTGTACCTTGTGGCACTACATGGGAGAACTCTGGCGAGGATGAAAAAAGAAATGCCACACTTTACAGGAGTTTTGGAAGAAGTAATGTGTATCGTTATATAAGAAGTAGCTGGGTAGAGGTTGatgatattaaaatagaattgcCTCCTGATACATTATTATATGGTGAAGTAGTTTTTGAAATGATAAAGGAATCTAAAAATCAGCGTAAAATATTGGCATTACATATTATAGATGTTTATTTTTTGGGTGGTGAAGATGTTagtaaaaaacatttattagaGAG ACATAAACTTGCAAAGAAATTTTGTGAAGCTTTGTGGAAACCAAACGGAAGCAATTACGATCGGATACGTACCAAAGATTTGTTTCCGTTATGCCCAGACATCGGTGAAAAATTATGTCTAAAGCAGCGTATAATGAAAAACAGTCGGCAAGCTTTAGCATATGAATTTTCGACAACACACTTAGACTGCGATAACTCTCTTGACAAGCCATTTTTTATACCAAACAGCGTACTTTTCTTGAAAAGTACTGCATATCCATGGTGCCTAAATGTTAGCAAAACATGTTctcaaaaatatgtttataatattaaaaccaaggaaagtaaatatttatcagAGAAGCCTGATGTACCTCATGCGTACTTCAGTGAAACATATAGCAATCGTATTATTTGGTATTGgcataaagataaaaatatgacTATGAAGGATCTTGTAGACCATGTCAGTTCCAAGTTCCACAAATAA
- the LOC116427588 gene encoding nudC domain-containing protein 1 gives MTKIIELRPDKNLINPKFEKYQFSTDEIPIASEINLNANVQRLELTSNRDSLLETHLFAFHNHLFKNPYDTSYWFIDDNWSVWRYSKDGILKQLYQIHNTNASVENVLYNPSIGFTTNNIMIISDGGNYLNILLVKDEEHIKAFSLSDTEPGVILDVRYLSATSTVVVALRNIKNTGEKKFTSLLLLTYAWKDAGEPHQSFKFISKEVLTVNGAIEYVYIEDNGRYFHSICQDYVTFKHSRLQESADSKNGLEKSSKIKIPRYCWSQDEDSLTIWIKVDREQQKDVKVQVTLLELSVTLNGIVLIQGQSQHRLDEDLTTWKYEDDTFKLELFKHESGLMWSELIKGDTGGEHLPNETLAAEIHSRLAHLCTDQTDGKLEGQPCIGFNSEQLEECDLEGKDNLLQRIDLVAQKNTHLAMLGTSNHVLFTYKTKIGQAICLRHDNDGCLWVTGKVDDIKWDIKHYYTFPGFGYVEASKSNKKFCVSPGDGSYVAILEHTRYIFLYKRPELNTQVEKQWIVDLGTEALPIMGATATSKYLIVLTKNKLYRLHICF, from the exons ATgacaaaaattattgaattacgtcctgataaaaatctaataaacccaaaatttgaaaaatatcaattttcgaCCGATGAAATTCCAATTGCTTCTGAAATAAACTTAAATGCAA ATGTTCAGAGGTTAGAATTGACCTCAAATCGAGATTCTCTGTTGGAAACTCATTTATTTGCATTTcacaatcatttatttaaaaatccataTGATACGTCTTATTGGTTCATAGATGACAATTGGTCAGTTTGGAGATATAGCAAAGAtggtattttaaaacagttaTATCAAATACACAATACTAATGCAAGTGTAGAGAATGTGTTGTATAATCCATCAATTGGTTTcactactaataatattatgataattTCTGATggtggaaattatttaaatatattattagtaaagGATGAAGAACATATTAAAGCCTTTTCATTAAGCGATACAGAACCTGGAGTTATCTTAGATGTGAGGTATCTGAGTGCAACATCTACTGTCGTAGTTGCTTTGCGTAATATTAAGAATACTGgtgaaaaaaaatttacaaGTCTCCTGTTATTAACATACGCATGGAAAGATGCAGGAGAACCGCACCAgtctttcaaatttatttctaaagaagtTTTAACAGTTAATGGTGCtattgaatatgtatatatagaagaTAATGGCAGATATTTCCATTCAATTTGTCAAGATTATGTTACATTCAAGCATTCAAGACTCCAAGAATCTGCTGATAGTAAAAATGGTTTAGAAAAATCatccaaaataaaaataccAAGGTATTGTTGGTCACAAGATGAAGATTCATTGACAATTTGGATAAAAGTGGATAGAGAGCAACAAAAAGATGTCAAAGTGCAAGTGACGTTGTTAGAGCTATCAGTAACATTGAATGGTATTGTGTTAATACAAGGTCAAAGTCAACATAGATTAGACGAAGATTTAACAACATGGAAATATGAAGACGATACATTTAAGCTTGAATTATTTAAGCATGAAAGTGGTTTGATGTGGAGTGAGCTAATTAAAGGTGACACTGGTGgtgaacatttaccaaatgaaaCATTAGCTGCCGAAATTCATTCCAG GTTAGCACATTTGTGTACCGATCAAACAGATGGTAAACTAGAAGGTCAACCCTGTATAGGGTTCAATTCTGAACAACTCGAAGAGTGTGATCTTGAAGGAAAAGATAATCTGTTGCAAAGAATTGATCTTGTCGCACAAAAGAATACACATTTAGCTATGCTAGGAACAAGTAATCATGTGTTATTTACATACAAAACAAAGATTGGCCAAGCAATATGTTTAAGACATGATAATGACGGATGTTTGTGGGTTACTGGTAAAGTTGATGATATTAAATGGGacataaaacattattataCCTTTCCTGGCTTTGGTTACGTTGAAGCTagcaaaagtaacaaaaaattTTGTGTTTCCCCAGGTG atggtTCATATGTGGCTATACTGGAACATACaagatacatttttttatacaaaagaCCTGAATTAAATACTCAAGTTGAGAAACAGTGGATTGTGGATTTGGGAACTGAAGCACTTCCTATTATGGGAGCCACAGCTACAagcaaatatttaattgtacttactaaaaataaattataccgCTTGCATATCTGTTTCTAA